A stretch of Paenibacillus peoriae DNA encodes these proteins:
- a CDS encoding DegT/DnrJ/EryC1/StrS family aminotransferase, with amino-acid sequence MFEIPFLRPSLVKKERFIANFEKIEETRIYSNYGPLNNLFEERVIAQVFNGIGSAVTVSNATIGLILAIAHSKRPQGKYAVMPSFTFAATPLAAEWCGLEPYFLDIEPENWQMNREQLEQAVKLLGDEIAVIVPYATFGTAIDLSVYNKLQEQGIPVVIDAAASFGTISPEEATHFGKGFGGAVVFSFHATKSFGIGEGGLVYSLDQDLIKRIRQAGNFGFSSSRESVTQGLNSKISEYTAAIALATLDHFKTVRENRRTIYEYYLQELLQADLLERGWSVQKTQGSVVHQFIPILSPDSHTNQEVVKLLASNSIEARTYFSPACHQQKQFQSYPRSTLHVTEHITKHIVSLPLWEELDEIIVRRIVNVLRSLGRETAR; translated from the coding sequence ATGTTTGAAATTCCCTTCTTACGACCTAGTTTAGTAAAAAAGGAACGATTTATTGCTAATTTTGAGAAAATAGAAGAGACGCGAATTTACTCCAATTATGGCCCCTTAAATAACCTGTTTGAAGAGCGGGTCATTGCGCAAGTGTTTAATGGAATCGGTTCGGCTGTGACTGTTAGTAACGCTACCATCGGCTTGATTTTGGCTATCGCTCACAGCAAGCGACCACAGGGCAAATATGCAGTTATGCCAAGTTTTACTTTTGCTGCCACCCCACTTGCTGCTGAGTGGTGCGGGTTAGAACCCTATTTCCTTGACATTGAACCGGAGAATTGGCAAATGAATAGGGAGCAGTTAGAGCAGGCAGTCAAGCTGCTGGGAGATGAGATTGCGGTAATCGTTCCTTATGCCACTTTCGGTACAGCCATTGATTTGTCTGTATACAATAAGCTGCAGGAGCAAGGAATTCCGGTAGTCATTGATGCTGCTGCCAGTTTTGGGACTATATCTCCCGAGGAAGCCACCCATTTTGGTAAAGGCTTTGGAGGGGCCGTAGTATTCAGCTTTCATGCCACCAAATCTTTTGGTATCGGAGAGGGTGGATTGGTATACAGTTTGGACCAGGATCTCATTAAGCGAATTCGTCAGGCGGGGAATTTCGGTTTCTCCAGCAGCAGGGAGTCTGTCACCCAAGGTCTTAACAGTAAGATATCCGAGTATACCGCTGCTATCGCTTTAGCTACTCTCGATCACTTCAAAACTGTACGGGAGAATAGAAGGACGATCTACGAATATTATCTTCAAGAACTGCTCCAAGCAGACTTATTAGAACGAGGATGGTCTGTACAAAAAACACAAGGATCGGTTGTCCATCAATTTATCCCTATTCTTAGTCCGGATTCACACACGAATCAAGAGGTCGTTAAGTTATTAGCCTCTAATTCAATAGAAGCCAGAACCTATTTTTCTCCGGCGTGCCATCAGCAGAAGCAGTTCCAAAGTTATCCCCGGTCTACTCTTCATGTTACCGAGCATATTACCAAACATATTGTCAGCCTGCCCTTGTGGGAGGAACTGGATGAGATTATCGTTCGAAGAATTGTAAATGTTCTAAGAAGCTTGGGAAGAGAGACAGCCAGATGA
- a CDS encoding glycosyltransferase family 2 protein yields the protein MECPLVSVVIPAYNRPHTLKIAIDSVLEQTYPNIEIIICDDSTTNEVQEMIDSYLDSFPQVKYYKNDKNLFLGNWHKCFDLASGEYINYLMDDDMFHKEKIARMLYFFENFENITLVTSYRQTMNELGAILPPLYATEKLYEETRIMDGRMLANVALTRCLNVIGEPTTVFFKKTDLIERFGVYKGKQYSLLNDLASWLNLLSKGKAVYIPEALSYFRIHPNQNNQTLGQNAFTEWLDIMIASRDDGFLDTNDLFKTALHSYHERIKGRPQFVADIKRIEMILKTLES from the coding sequence GTGGAATGCCCATTAGTAAGTGTAGTTATACCTGCATATAACCGGCCGCATACACTAAAAATCGCCATCGACAGTGTATTGGAACAAACTTACCCGAACATCGAAATTATTATCTGTGATGACAGTACAACGAATGAAGTACAAGAAATGATTGATTCTTATTTAGATTCTTTTCCCCAAGTTAAATATTATAAAAATGATAAAAATCTTTTTCTTGGAAATTGGCATAAATGTTTTGATTTGGCATCAGGTGAATATATCAATTACTTGATGGATGACGATATGTTTCATAAAGAAAAAATAGCAAGGATGCTCTATTTTTTTGAAAATTTTGAAAACATCACACTGGTTACCTCGTATCGGCAAACCATGAATGAATTAGGGGCTATTCTCCCACCGCTCTATGCAACGGAAAAGTTATACGAAGAAACAAGGATAATGGACGGAAGAATGTTGGCAAACGTTGCATTAACTCGTTGTTTAAATGTGATTGGTGAACCTACAACAGTGTTTTTCAAAAAAACAGATCTTATCGAACGGTTTGGAGTTTATAAAGGGAAACAGTATTCTCTTCTTAATGATTTAGCTTCCTGGTTGAACTTACTATCCAAAGGAAAAGCAGTTTATATTCCTGAAGCGCTAAGCTATTTTCGAATACATCCCAATCAAAATAATCAAACGCTTGGTCAAAATGCGTTCACGGAATGGTTAGATATTATGATTGCCTCGAGAGATGATGGATTTCTTGATACCAACGATTTGTTTAAAACTGCACTTCATTCTTATCATGAACGTATAAAAGGCCGTCCACAATTTGTTGCAGATATCAAGCGAATTGAAATGATATTAAAAACATTGGAATCCTAA
- a CDS encoding (Fe-S)-binding protein, producing the protein MKVSLFITCLSDAIYPKVGEAMACLLSRYGVQLDFPKVQTCCGQPSYNSGYWDETRVAAKTILKAFNDSDFVVSPSGSCTYMIHHYPELFKDEPEWLDSARRLEQKTYEFTQFMVQVLGVTDVGASFPHTVTYHPSCHGTRLLGVKEEPMKMLGSVKGLQLVPLPFAEDCCGFGGTFAVKMPDISGAMVTEKVDHIRETEAEVLVGLDMACLMNIAGNLRYREEPVRVMHLAELLYEGVKHA; encoded by the coding sequence ATGAAGGTATCTTTATTTATTACTTGCCTGAGTGATGCGATTTATCCCAAGGTGGGGGAAGCGATGGCATGCTTGCTTTCCAGATATGGTGTTCAGCTGGATTTTCCGAAGGTACAGACATGCTGCGGACAGCCGTCCTATAACAGCGGCTATTGGGATGAAACGAGGGTTGCTGCCAAAACAATTCTGAAAGCGTTTAACGACAGCGATTTTGTCGTATCTCCTTCCGGTTCCTGTACATATATGATTCATCATTACCCGGAGTTGTTTAAGGATGAGCCCGAATGGCTCGATTCAGCACGGAGGCTGGAACAAAAGACGTATGAGTTTACGCAATTTATGGTACAGGTGCTTGGCGTGACCGATGTGGGCGCGTCTTTTCCGCATACAGTAACCTATCATCCGTCTTGCCATGGCACACGTTTGCTCGGCGTGAAGGAGGAACCGATGAAGATGCTTGGCAGTGTAAAGGGGCTGCAATTAGTACCACTTCCCTTTGCTGAGGACTGCTGTGGCTTTGGCGGGACTTTCGCGGTGAAAATGCCAGATATTTCGGGAGCGATGGTGACTGAAAAAGTGGACCATATCAGGGAGACCGAAGCCGAGGTACTGGTCGGACTAGATATGGCCTGCTTGATGAACATTGCCGGAAATCTTCGGTATCGGGAGGAGCCAGTTCGGGTCATGCATCTGGCTGAGCTGCTGTACGAAGGGGTGAAGCACGCATGA
- the rhaB gene encoding rhamnulokinase produces the protein MSILAYDLGASSGRVLLGELTDSRIVVEEIHRFSNDPVKVGEHLHWDLLRLYHEVQQGLIKAKHRGVNPSSLAIDSWAVDFGLIGETGELLGNPYHYRDWHTHGVMEEVQERLGKEFIFQRTGIQFLTFNTIYQLAAMRNASSPLLEQAKHFLMIPDLLRYFLTGEMYNEFSNVTSTQLYNPLQQKWDDELLSGINIPHSWFGEVLEPGNVAGTIRSSVMNDLGIGAIPVIAVAEHDTGSAVAAVPALERSFAYLSCGTWSLMGTETAQPVINDDTLRFNFTNEGGVSRTYRLLKNIMGLWILQEARREWERQGYSYSFPELVHMAEQAPAFTSLIDPDDELFLHAGDMRTRIRQYCRNTRQPLPETPGEITRCILESLALKYRYILELTEQVSGQRFNGLHMVGGGIQNRLLCQWTANSIQKPVWAGPAEASAIGNLAVQWMTQGKFADIWEARWVIANSISVEEYEPAESEAWEDAYGQFRRVAGLFVH, from the coding sequence GTGAGTATCCTCGCTTATGATTTGGGGGCAAGCAGTGGCAGGGTTCTACTCGGAGAATTGACGGATTCACGTATAGTGGTGGAGGAAATCCATCGCTTTTCGAATGATCCGGTCAAGGTTGGGGAACATCTGCACTGGGATCTGTTGCGTCTGTATCACGAGGTTCAGCAAGGATTGATCAAAGCCAAGCATAGGGGAGTGAATCCATCCAGTCTAGCGATTGACTCCTGGGCGGTCGATTTTGGACTGATCGGAGAAACTGGAGAATTGCTGGGCAACCCTTATCATTATCGGGATTGGCACACCCATGGGGTAATGGAAGAAGTACAGGAACGGCTGGGAAAAGAGTTTATTTTCCAGCGCACAGGCATTCAGTTTTTGACGTTTAATACCATTTATCAGCTGGCTGCTATGCGAAATGCGAGTTCACCGTTGCTGGAGCAGGCAAAGCATTTCTTGATGATTCCAGATCTGCTACGGTATTTTCTGACAGGTGAAATGTACAATGAGTTTTCCAATGTGACCAGCACGCAATTATATAATCCGTTGCAGCAAAAATGGGATGATGAGCTTTTGTCTGGAATCAACATTCCTCATTCCTGGTTTGGTGAGGTGCTGGAGCCAGGAAATGTTGCAGGAACGATCCGCTCGTCGGTTATGAACGATTTGGGCATTGGAGCGATTCCTGTGATTGCAGTAGCAGAGCACGATACGGGATCTGCTGTGGCTGCCGTGCCTGCGCTGGAGCGCTCGTTTGCGTACTTGAGCTGTGGAACATGGTCCCTGATGGGAACGGAAACGGCACAGCCTGTAATCAATGACGATACGCTTCGTTTTAATTTTACGAACGAAGGTGGGGTCAGTCGAACTTACAGGCTGCTTAAAAACATCATGGGCTTATGGATTTTACAGGAGGCGCGTAGGGAGTGGGAACGGCAGGGGTACTCCTATTCCTTCCCTGAACTGGTTCATATGGCAGAACAGGCTCCAGCATTCACTTCTTTGATTGATCCGGACGATGAACTATTTCTGCACGCCGGGGATATGAGAACACGAATTCGCCAATATTGCCGCAATACCCGACAGCCATTGCCCGAGACGCCGGGAGAAATCACGCGTTGTATTTTGGAGAGTCTGGCGTTAAAGTACCGTTACATTTTGGAGCTTACAGAACAGGTGTCAGGACAACGGTTTAATGGTTTACATATGGTCGGAGGAGGGATTCAAAATCGCTTGTTGTGCCAATGGACGGCCAATTCGATTCAAAAACCAGTGTGGGCGGGACCTGCAGAAGCGAGCGCAATCGGCAATCTTGCGGTACAATGGATGACACAGGGAAAGTTCGCCGATATATGGGAAGCCCGCTGGGTCATCGCGAATTCTATTTCCGTGGAGGAATATGAGCCTGCCGAATCAGAAGCGTGGGAGGATGCCTATGGGCAATTCCGGCGGGTAGCGGGACTTTTTGTACATTAA
- a CDS encoding DeoR/GlpR family DNA-binding transcription regulator: protein MLVAERYEMIVQLVNEKGSIRVSELSELCKVTEETIRRDLDRLEQAGRLRRSHGGAVSVKNEQPETPYAVREIMNAEEKRRIAEEAVKQIQPNDRILLDASTTAWYMASSLPDIPLTILTNSIRVATELAGKEKIEVISTGGQLLQRSLSFVGPLAERSLETYYVDKLFFSSQGVHLDRGISESNELQARLKQKMVSIADRVILLADASKFGQQAFTHVVNLSQVSEIITDSRLSDPIRSQLAEQAIPVTVV from the coding sequence ATGCTGGTCGCAGAAAGATATGAGATGATTGTGCAGCTCGTGAATGAAAAAGGAAGCATACGAGTGTCCGAATTGAGTGAGTTGTGCAAAGTAACGGAGGAAACGATTCGTCGTGATCTGGACCGTCTGGAGCAGGCGGGACGACTGCGCCGTTCGCATGGGGGAGCGGTAAGTGTCAAAAACGAGCAGCCTGAAACGCCCTATGCGGTACGGGAAATTATGAACGCAGAGGAAAAGCGCAGAATTGCCGAAGAAGCGGTTAAGCAGATTCAGCCGAATGATCGTATTTTGCTGGATGCCAGCACAACCGCCTGGTATATGGCCTCAAGTTTACCGGATATTCCTTTGACGATATTAACGAATTCGATTCGGGTAGCTACAGAGCTGGCGGGTAAGGAAAAAATCGAGGTCATTTCGACGGGGGGGCAGTTGCTTCAACGCTCGCTGTCATTTGTAGGCCCGCTCGCAGAGCGTTCCCTGGAAACCTATTATGTGGATAAATTGTTTTTCTCCAGCCAGGGGGTTCATCTGGATCGCGGTATTAGTGAATCGAATGAACTGCAAGCTCGTTTGAAGCAGAAAATGGTCAGCATTGCAGACCGTGTGATTTTACTGGCCGATGCGAGCAAATTTGGGCAACAGGCGTTTACGCATGTCGTGAACCTGTCGCAGGTATCCGAGATTATTACGGATTCGAGGTTGTCGGATCCGATTCGCAGTCAACTTGCGGAGCAGGCTATTCCAGTTACGGTTGTGTGA
- a CDS encoding acetyltransferase, producing the protein MRKLVIWGSGGHAREINWLCEELGVRVIGFLDERPETKGQIVNGIPVLGTLTDIKALKYEVELICAGVGDPALKKRFAYHTIQSGFRIAAPLIHPRVRLSRRNTIGEGSMIFEGAVLSDNIKIGQHVIINRSVNVSHDAVIGDYITIAPGVNLAGNVTIDEGAYIGVGVSVRERCHIGCWSMIGGGAFVKDDIPSFTMAAGVPAVVKKRLDIP; encoded by the coding sequence ATGAGGAAACTCGTGATTTGGGGATCGGGCGGACATGCCAGGGAAATTAACTGGTTATGTGAAGAGTTAGGAGTTCGAGTGATAGGATTCTTAGACGAACGGCCTGAGACGAAAGGGCAGATCGTAAATGGGATTCCTGTACTGGGGACGTTGACCGACATTAAAGCGTTAAAATATGAGGTGGAACTGATATGTGCGGGAGTGGGTGACCCAGCATTAAAGAAACGATTCGCTTATCATACAATTCAATCGGGATTTCGTATCGCAGCCCCGCTAATACATCCGCGTGTTCGTTTGTCTCGAAGAAACACCATTGGAGAGGGAAGTATGATCTTTGAAGGGGCTGTCCTGTCGGACAATATTAAGATCGGACAGCATGTGATTATCAATCGGAGTGTTAACGTGAGTCATGATGCGGTTATTGGCGATTATATAACCATAGCCCCTGGTGTGAATTTGGCAGGTAACGTAACCATAGATGAGGGGGCCTATATCGGCGTCGGTGTCTCGGTACGGGAGAGATGTCACATTGGTTGTTGGTCTATGATAGGTGGAGGTGCCTTTGTTAAAGATGATATACCCAGCTTTACCATGGCTGCAGGGGTACCAGCAGTCGTTAAAAAACGACTTGATATTCCCTGA
- the rhaI gene encoding L-rhamnose isomerase — translation MSDKAYALFEEQQQQRGIDLERVKAKLKALSIETPSWGYGDSGTRFKVFQKTGVPRDPFEKLEDAAQVHAVTGLCPSVAIHIPWDKVDNYGKLRSHAESLGLRIGAVNPNLFQDEDYMLGSVTNVDPAIRRKAINHLLECVDIAKETGTNDFSLWFADGTNYPGQGDIRKRKNWMLEALSEMYKALTSDMRMLIEYKAFEPAFYHTDIADWGMAYNYATKLGPQAQVLVDTGHHLPGANVEHIVAFLIDEKRLGGFHFNSYKYADDDLIVGSANPYELFLIFYQILNAAQDVDKDIRHTVDKIAYLIDQSHNIEQKIPAMIRSVLNVQTQYAKALLINHAEVEEASSRQNVLGAEDAVRQAFEFDVAPLLRAIREEQGLPADPMKAYLASEYGTQILQRGKGGASW, via the coding sequence ATGAGTGACAAAGCGTACGCCTTATTCGAGGAACAACAGCAACAACGAGGCATTGACCTGGAGCGAGTAAAGGCAAAGCTGAAAGCGCTTAGCATAGAAACACCATCCTGGGGATATGGCGACTCAGGTACACGATTTAAAGTCTTTCAGAAAACGGGCGTGCCGCGTGATCCGTTCGAAAAGTTAGAGGATGCGGCGCAGGTTCATGCCGTGACAGGCTTATGTCCATCCGTTGCCATTCACATTCCGTGGGATAAAGTAGACAATTACGGCAAGCTTCGCAGTCATGCGGAAAGCCTCGGTCTGCGGATTGGGGCCGTGAATCCTAATCTGTTTCAAGACGAGGACTACATGCTCGGCAGTGTCACCAATGTAGACCCGGCCATCCGCCGCAAGGCCATCAACCATTTGCTAGAATGCGTAGATATTGCGAAGGAAACGGGCACGAACGACTTTAGCTTATGGTTCGCAGACGGAACGAATTATCCCGGTCAGGGGGACATTCGCAAACGGAAAAATTGGATGCTGGAAGCGCTCAGTGAAATGTATAAGGCGCTCACATCTGACATGCGCATGCTGATTGAATACAAGGCGTTCGAGCCAGCCTTTTATCATACGGATATTGCCGATTGGGGCATGGCGTATAATTACGCAACCAAGCTGGGGCCGCAGGCACAGGTGCTGGTGGATACTGGGCATCATCTGCCGGGAGCCAACGTGGAGCATATTGTGGCGTTTCTAATTGATGAGAAGCGATTAGGTGGTTTTCATTTTAATAGCTACAAATATGCGGATGATGATCTGATCGTGGGCTCCGCGAATCCGTATGAACTGTTCTTGATTTTTTATCAAATTTTAAATGCGGCTCAGGATGTGGATAAAGATATTCGGCATACGGTGGACAAAATTGCTTATTTGATCGATCAGTCGCACAATATTGAGCAAAAAATTCCGGCGATGATTCGTTCGGTGCTGAATGTGCAGACTCAATATGCGAAAGCGCTCCTAATTAATCATGCAGAAGTGGAGGAAGCATCGAGCCGCCAGAATGTGCTGGGTGCAGAGGATGCTGTGCGACAAGCGTTTGAGTTTGATGTGGCACCATTGCTCAGAGCGATCCGTGAAGAGCAAGGCTTACCAGCAGACCCGATGAAAGCTTACTTAGCGTCTGAGTATGGCACGCAGATTTTGCAAAGAGGCAAGGGTGGTGCAAGCTGGTGA
- a CDS encoding bifunctional rhamnulose-1-phosphate aldolase/short-chain dehydrogenase, translating into MVQSLWNSSQASEQKNTLEQLVYRSNLIGTDRSVCNWGGGNTSAKTTIQDFRGREVEVMYVKGSGSDLATMKAHNFTGLRMEDIRPLFEREDMSDEDMVAYLANCMIDAKHPRASIETLLHAFLPFRHVDHTHPDAIISLCCAHNGKEIAKEIFGDSFVWVPYIRPGFKLSKMIAQGVLDHPQAELVLMEKHGLVTWGDTSEAAYAKTIDIIQEAESYIKARQEEKQAFGGTKYKALTYEGRRSIASQVMPSIRGAVSDEKKMILTFDDAEDVLEFVNGRDSAALSQVGAACPDHLVHTKMKPLYVDWTPDVEDVEGLKVKLAEGIAAYKEQYQAYFERNRLEGDVMFEAAPRVILVPGVGMINTGKSWSNAQVSGALYHRAIAVMRGATTLGEFVSLSENESYNVEYWPLELYKLSLAPAEVEFSRKIAFITGGAGGIGSATARRLVDEGAHVVLADLNLEGAQKVAAEINSSYGENCAIAVKMDVTQEEQIQAAYAETALTYGGVDIIVNNAGLATSSPFDETSLKEWNLNVNVLGTGYFLVAREAFKLMKEQTLGGSMVFVGSKNSVYAGKNVTAYSSVKALEAHLARCIAAEGGEYGIRVNTILPDAILQGSAIWNSNWRNERATAYGIEPDQLEEHYRKRTTLLVNIYPQDIAEGIAFFASSKAEKTTGCMLTIDGGVPAAFTR; encoded by the coding sequence ATGGTACAAAGTCTGTGGAATTCTTCACAAGCATCTGAGCAAAAAAACACGCTGGAACAGCTCGTATACCGTTCTAACCTGATTGGCACAGATAGGAGTGTGTGCAACTGGGGAGGCGGCAATACTTCGGCCAAAACAACGATACAGGATTTCCGCGGACGTGAAGTGGAAGTGATGTACGTCAAGGGCAGCGGTTCAGATCTTGCAACAATGAAAGCGCATAACTTCACAGGGCTTCGTATGGAGGATATTCGTCCTTTATTTGAAAGAGAAGATATGTCTGACGAGGATATGGTCGCATATTTGGCGAACTGTATGATAGATGCCAAGCATCCACGGGCTTCAATTGAGACGCTATTGCATGCTTTTCTGCCTTTTAGACATGTCGATCATACACACCCGGACGCGATTATTAGCTTGTGCTGTGCGCACAACGGCAAGGAAATCGCTAAGGAAATTTTCGGTGACAGTTTTGTATGGGTGCCTTATATCCGTCCTGGATTTAAGCTGTCGAAAATGATTGCCCAAGGTGTACTCGATCATCCACAAGCTGAATTGGTATTGATGGAAAAGCATGGTCTGGTTACGTGGGGAGACACATCCGAAGCGGCTTATGCCAAAACGATCGATATCATCCAAGAAGCAGAAAGCTATATTAAAGCCCGTCAAGAGGAAAAGCAGGCGTTTGGAGGAACAAAATATAAAGCGCTTACTTATGAAGGACGCCGTAGCATTGCATCTCAAGTTATGCCGTCGATTCGGGGAGCGGTCAGTGATGAGAAAAAGATGATTTTAACCTTTGATGATGCAGAAGATGTGTTGGAGTTTGTGAACGGCCGGGATTCTGCTGCTTTATCCCAGGTCGGGGCTGCGTGCCCGGATCATCTGGTCCATACCAAGATGAAGCCACTCTATGTAGATTGGACACCGGATGTGGAGGATGTAGAGGGCTTGAAAGTTAAGCTTGCCGAGGGTATAGCAGCTTATAAGGAGCAGTATCAAGCTTATTTCGAGCGCAATCGGCTTGAAGGGGATGTTATGTTTGAGGCTGCGCCACGTGTAATTTTGGTTCCGGGTGTTGGTATGATCAACACAGGTAAAAGCTGGAGCAATGCGCAGGTAAGCGGTGCTCTGTACCATCGGGCTATTGCTGTTATGCGAGGGGCAACGACGTTAGGAGAGTTTGTTTCACTCAGTGAGAACGAGTCATATAACGTGGAATATTGGCCGCTGGAGCTTTATAAGCTGTCACTTGCGCCAGCAGAAGTTGAATTTTCCCGTAAAATTGCGTTCATTACAGGTGGTGCAGGCGGAATTGGCAGTGCAACCGCACGTCGTTTGGTGGATGAAGGCGCACATGTCGTACTGGCAGACCTGAATCTGGAAGGCGCGCAAAAGGTAGCCGCAGAGATCAATAGTAGCTACGGAGAAAACTGTGCCATTGCCGTAAAAATGGATGTGACGCAGGAGGAGCAAATTCAGGCTGCCTATGCAGAAACGGCATTGACCTATGGCGGTGTAGATATCATCGTCAACAATGCAGGCCTTGCTACATCCAGTCCGTTCGATGAAACATCGTTAAAGGAATGGAATTTAAATGTGAATGTGCTGGGAACGGGTTATTTTCTGGTTGCACGAGAAGCGTTCAAGCTCATGAAGGAGCAGACACTTGGCGGCAGCATGGTGTTCGTCGGCTCCAAAAACTCGGTCTACGCAGGTAAAAATGTAACGGCCTACAGCTCGGTCAAGGCGCTTGAAGCGCACTTAGCCCGTTGTATTGCCGCAGAAGGTGGTGAATATGGTATCCGTGTGAACACCATTTTGCCGGATGCCATTCTGCAAGGCTCGGCAATCTGGAACTCCAACTGGCGTAATGAACGCGCCACTGCCTACGGCATTGAGCCCGACCAGCTGGAGGAGCATTACCGCAAACGGACGACGCTGCTGGTCAATATTTACCCGCAGGATATCGCTGAGGGCATTGCCTTTTTCGCCTCATCCAAGGCAGAGAAAACGACAGGTTGTATGCTGACCATCGACGGCGGCGTCCCCGCTGCCTTTACACGCTAG